The proteins below come from a single Streptomyces sp. B3I8 genomic window:
- the map gene encoding type I methionyl aminopeptidase — protein sequence MIEHKTPRDIERMHVTGQFLGEVLAELGELAAVGVDLMDLEHHARRRIKERGAESCYWDYAPSFGKGPFRNVVCLSVNDAVLHGLPHKYTLRDGDLLTMDMAVTVDGWAADSALSVVVGTPAPEDLRLIEATEVALEAAIGVARPGNRLGDISAAIGAVAAEYGYPVNLEFGGHGIGRTMHEDPHIPNKGRPGRGWTLRPGLTLAIEPWFTAGTDKIRFDPDGWTIRSADGSRAAHSEHTVAITESEPLVLTRRPQNDGGAADRRTSSSDTGH from the coding sequence GTGATCGAGCACAAAACCCCCAGAGACATCGAACGCATGCACGTCACCGGGCAGTTCCTCGGCGAGGTGCTGGCCGAGCTGGGCGAGCTCGCCGCGGTGGGGGTGGACCTGATGGACCTGGAGCACCACGCCCGCCGGCGGATCAAGGAGCGCGGCGCGGAGTCCTGCTACTGGGACTACGCACCCTCCTTCGGCAAGGGCCCGTTCCGCAACGTGGTGTGCCTCTCGGTCAACGACGCCGTGCTGCACGGGCTGCCGCACAAGTACACGCTGCGCGACGGTGATCTGCTGACCATGGACATGGCGGTGACCGTCGACGGCTGGGCCGCCGACTCGGCGCTCTCCGTCGTCGTCGGCACCCCGGCCCCGGAGGACCTGCGGCTGATCGAGGCCACGGAGGTCGCGCTGGAGGCCGCGATCGGCGTCGCCCGGCCCGGCAACCGGCTCGGGGACATCTCGGCGGCCATCGGCGCGGTCGCCGCCGAGTACGGCTACCCGGTCAACCTGGAGTTCGGCGGGCACGGCATCGGCCGCACCATGCACGAGGACCCGCACATCCCCAACAAAGGCCGCCCCGGCCGCGGTTGGACGCTGCGCCCCGGGCTGACCCTGGCGATCGAGCCCTGGTTCACCGCCGGCACGGACAAGATCCGCTTCGACCCGGACGGCTGGACGATCCGCTCGGCGGACGGCTCGCGCGCCGCCCACTCCGAGCACACGGTCGCCATCACCGAGTCCGAGCCGCTCGTCCTCACCAGGCGCCCCCAGAACGACGGGGGAGCGGCGGACCGCCGGACGTCGTCGTCGGACACCGGCCACTGA
- a CDS encoding 5-carboxymethyl-2-hydroxymuconate Delta-isomerase: protein MPQVTVEYSDTLASGFDRKGFATALHADLVETAAAKPEACKTRFVRTEDVTVGPDTEGHAHVHVSIALLPGRTDETKARLTEAALDLLRTHLRTGEERLHTSAEVRELDPSYRKFEG from the coding sequence ATGCCGCAGGTCACCGTCGAGTACTCGGACACGCTCGCGTCCGGCTTCGACCGGAAGGGTTTCGCCACGGCACTGCACGCCGATCTCGTGGAGACGGCGGCGGCGAAGCCGGAGGCGTGCAAGACACGCTTCGTGCGCACCGAGGACGTGACGGTCGGCCCCGACACCGAGGGGCACGCGCACGTCCACGTCTCGATCGCGCTGCTGCCCGGCCGCACGGACGAGACCAAGGCCAGGCTCACCGAGGCGGCGCTGGACCTGCTGCGCACGCATCTGCGAACGGGCGAGGAGCGGCTGCACACCTCCGCCGAGGTGCGCGAACTCGACCCCTCCTACCGGAAGTTCGAGGGCTGA
- a CDS encoding TetR/AcrR family transcriptional regulator yields MTIGARRRMGVEERRQQLIGVALELFSRRSPDEVSIDEIASAAGISRPLVYHYFPGKLSLYEAALKRASEDLAGRFTEPHEGPLGARLLRVMRRFFDFVEDHGPGFSALMRGGPAVGSSRTNALVDSVRQAAYVQILSHLGFEPGAKAPPAQLELVVRSWISLVESTALIWLEGRRIPRGALEVQLVHDFAALAAVGAAHDEEMSDVLRAMVKEEPDDSPFTDLVARLVALATPPDAS; encoded by the coding sequence ATGACAATCGGGGCTCGCCGCAGGATGGGTGTCGAGGAGCGGCGGCAGCAGTTGATCGGCGTCGCCCTCGAACTGTTCAGCCGACGCTCCCCCGACGAGGTCTCCATCGACGAGATAGCCTCGGCCGCCGGCATCTCACGGCCGCTGGTCTACCACTACTTCCCCGGCAAACTCAGCCTGTACGAGGCCGCGTTGAAGCGCGCCTCGGAGGATCTCGCCGGACGTTTCACCGAACCGCACGAGGGTCCGCTCGGCGCCCGGCTGCTGCGGGTGATGCGCCGCTTCTTCGACTTCGTCGAGGACCACGGCCCCGGTTTCTCCGCCCTGATGCGCGGCGGTCCCGCCGTCGGCTCCTCGCGGACCAACGCGCTCGTCGACTCCGTGCGCCAGGCCGCGTACGTCCAGATCCTGTCGCACCTGGGCTTCGAGCCGGGAGCCAAGGCCCCGCCAGCCCAGCTGGAGCTCGTCGTCCGGTCCTGGATCTCGCTGGTCGAGTCGACGGCGCTGATCTGGTTGGAGGGCCGCCGCATCCCGCGCGGTGCGCTGGAGGTGCAGCTCGTGCACGACTTCGCCGCGCTGGCGGCCGTCGGCGCGGCGCACGACGAGGAGATGAGCGACGTGCTGCGCGCCATGGTCAAGGAGGAGCCGGACGACAGCCCGTTCACCGACCTGGTCGCCCGGCTCGTCGCCCTGGCCACTCCCCCCGACGCCTCCTGA
- a CDS encoding helix-turn-helix domain-containing protein — protein MVRHPLAPEQIEAGRRLGAALRRARAGRNPGEVALAAGISPETLRKIETGRLPTPAFGTVVRLSEVLGVPLSELADVWRADPAAALSEAS, from the coding sequence ATGGTCCGCCACCCGCTCGCCCCCGAACAGATCGAGGCGGGCCGACGCCTCGGAGCCGCGCTGCGCCGCGCCCGGGCCGGGCGCAACCCCGGCGAAGTGGCTCTGGCGGCGGGCATCTCGCCGGAGACCCTCCGCAAGATCGAGACCGGTCGGCTGCCGACGCCCGCGTTCGGCACCGTCGTACGGCTGAGTGAGGTGCTCGGCGTGCCGCTGTCCGAACTCGCCGACGTCTGGCGCGCCGACCCGGCGGCCGCGCTCAGCGAGGCGTCCTGA
- a CDS encoding beta/gamma crystallin domain-containing protein — MKRSARRAVLAGLASAALMTSLSVGATSASALSIVKCDSPDYLKVTVHGGVDGGLNTWCYANAGEIGLADGVWMTKIETGNNRVQWYGDNRWQPAQPIGKWTTFTWPSFPGGVSVNRIKIV, encoded by the coding sequence ATGAAGCGAAGCGCACGAAGGGCTGTTCTGGCCGGGCTGGCGTCCGCCGCGCTGATGACGTCGCTGAGCGTCGGGGCGACGAGCGCGTCCGCGCTGAGCATCGTCAAGTGTGACTCGCCCGACTACCTGAAGGTCACCGTGCATGGCGGCGTCGACGGTGGGTTGAACACATGGTGTTACGCCAACGCGGGCGAGATAGGGCTGGCGGACGGCGTGTGGATGACCAAGATCGAAACCGGTAACAACCGCGTCCAGTGGTACGGGGACAACCGGTGGCAGCCTGCGCAGCCGATCGGGAAGTGGACCACGTTCACCTGGCCCAGTTTCCCGGGCGGGGTCAGTGTCAACAGGATCAAAATCGTCTGA
- a CDS encoding carbohydrate-binding module family 20 domain-containing protein, with protein sequence MTTPHGQSPGARTGAAKHLATAVTAAALALPLALAGTVALPAVPARADTTAKNDVIANLWEWNWKSIAQECTDVLGPAGYGAVQVAPPAESLKQTNLYWWDVYQPYSYNLNSRFGTAAAFSSMVSTCHSAGVKVYVDAVINHTAAQTGTGYHGTTISDKYDTPDFDSADYHHAGDGYCNDEDGTIDDWNNVQEVQNCELLGLPDLKTGDDSVRSKIAGYLNKLLAAGADGFRVDAAKHIAEADMAAIEAKLDNTSSGADPYVFQEVYPGTTPQPSDYFASGDVLDFTYASKLKSAFQGNVSDLSSLSSSGVLPAANAVAFVANHDTERNGLHLSYKDGDTYKLANLFELAYKGATPTVYASWKWNVSDEAPPNSGGFVTDTDCSGGGWYCLDRDAAVLGMVAWHNATDTAAVSNWQSKSSNVIGFGRSGKGFFALNNGSSAASYTFTTGMADGTYTNVIDGGSTKVTVSGGNASLTVPAKGAVAFYDGSYTCPTTSCDGGGNGGDGGSGTTVTATFNEYAATPSGTNVYVVGSTAGLGAWDTTKAVKLSSTGYPVWSGEANLPTNTTVTYKYIKKDSSGNVTWESNANRSATTATSALTLNNTWNVASTDATDVTFNVNATTTPGTNTYVVGSLPSLGSWNPADAIPLSSASYPTWSKLVIVPKSTAFTYKYLKKDTSGNVTWESGTNRSYSTGASSGCTTSDTWK encoded by the coding sequence ATGACGACCCCACACGGACAATCACCCGGCGCGCGCACCGGAGCCGCGAAGCACCTGGCCACCGCCGTGACCGCCGCCGCGCTCGCTCTCCCGCTGGCCCTCGCGGGCACTGTCGCGCTCCCGGCCGTCCCGGCGCGGGCGGACACCACCGCGAAGAACGACGTGATCGCCAACCTCTGGGAGTGGAACTGGAAGTCGATCGCGCAGGAGTGCACGGACGTCCTCGGCCCGGCGGGCTACGGCGCGGTGCAGGTGGCCCCGCCCGCCGAATCGCTGAAGCAGACCAACCTCTACTGGTGGGACGTCTACCAGCCCTACTCCTACAACCTGAACAGCCGCTTCGGGACGGCGGCCGCGTTCTCCTCCATGGTCTCGACGTGCCACTCGGCGGGCGTGAAGGTGTACGTGGACGCCGTGATCAACCACACCGCCGCGCAGACCGGCACCGGCTACCACGGCACGACGATCAGCGACAAGTACGACACCCCGGACTTCGACTCCGCCGACTACCACCACGCCGGTGACGGCTACTGCAACGACGAGGACGGGACGATCGACGACTGGAACAACGTGCAGGAGGTGCAGAACTGCGAACTGCTCGGCCTGCCCGACCTGAAGACCGGCGACGACTCGGTCCGCTCGAAGATCGCGGGCTACCTCAACAAGCTGCTCGCGGCCGGTGCCGACGGCTTCCGCGTGGACGCCGCCAAGCACATCGCCGAGGCCGACATGGCCGCGATCGAGGCGAAGCTGGACAACACGTCCTCGGGCGCGGACCCGTACGTCTTCCAGGAGGTCTACCCCGGCACGACCCCGCAGCCGTCGGACTACTTCGCCTCCGGTGACGTCCTGGACTTCACCTACGCGAGCAAGCTGAAGTCCGCTTTCCAGGGCAACGTCTCCGACCTGTCGTCGCTCTCCTCCAGCGGCGTCCTGCCCGCCGCGAACGCGGTCGCCTTCGTCGCCAACCACGACACCGAGCGCAACGGGCTGCACCTGTCCTACAAGGACGGCGACACGTACAAGCTGGCCAACCTGTTCGAGCTGGCGTACAAGGGCGCGACACCCACGGTCTACGCGAGCTGGAAGTGGAACGTCTCCGACGAGGCCCCGCCGAACTCGGGCGGCTTCGTCACCGACACGGACTGCTCGGGCGGCGGTTGGTACTGCCTGGACCGCGACGCCGCCGTCCTCGGCATGGTCGCCTGGCACAACGCGACGGACACGGCGGCCGTCTCGAACTGGCAGAGCAAGTCGTCGAACGTGATCGGCTTCGGCCGCTCGGGCAAGGGCTTCTTCGCCCTCAACAACGGCTCTTCAGCCGCGAGTTACACGTTCACGACCGGCATGGCCGACGGCACGTACACGAACGTGATCGACGGCGGCTCGACGAAGGTCACGGTCTCGGGCGGCAACGCATCGCTCACGGTTCCGGCGAAGGGGGCGGTGGCCTTCTACGACGGCTCGTACACCTGCCCGACGACGAGCTGCGACGGAGGCGGCAACGGGGGCGACGGCGGCTCCGGGACGACGGTCACGGCGACGTTCAACGAGTACGCCGCAACACCGTCCGGCACGAACGTGTACGTGGTCGGCTCGACGGCCGGCCTGGGCGCCTGGGACACGACGAAGGCGGTGAAACTGTCGTCGACGGGCTACCCCGTCTGGTCCGGCGAGGCCAACCTCCCCACGAACACGACCGTCACGTACAAGTACATCAAGAAGGACTCCTCGGGGAACGTCACCTGGGAGTCGAACGCGAACCGCTCGGCGACGACGGCGACTTCGGCCCTGACCCTGAACAACACCTGGAACGTGGCGAGCACGGACGCCACGGACGTCACGTTCAACGTCAACGCGACGACGACACCTGGCACGAACACCTACGTCGTGGGCTCCCTCCCGTCCCTCGGCTCCTGGAACCCGGCGGACGCGATCCCCCTGTCCTCCGCGTCGTACCCGACCTGGAGCAAGCTGGTCATCGTCCCCAAGAGCACGGCGTTCACGTACAAGTATCTGAAGAAGGACACGTCAGGAAACGTCACCTGGGAGTCGGGCACGAACCGCTCGTACTCGACGGGGGCGTCGAGCGGCTGTACGACGAGTGACACCTGGAAGTGA
- the pulA gene encoding pullulanase-type alpha-1,6-glucosidase encodes MRPRRRTPLSGRRTPQRGRVAALTAAALAAALLSPVAARAQAQAQTPPAPPSDAKLAAQPARHDATREQFYFVMPDRFANGDTANDRGGLTGSRLATGYDPTDKGFYQGGDLKGLTKRLDYIKGLGTTALWLAPIFKNRPVQGTGDNASAGYHGYWITDFTKVDPHFGTNADLETLIDKAHAKGMKVFFDVITNHTADVVDYEGKSHDYLSKGAFPYLTKDGRPFDDTDYVGGENGKQGKHGRTDFPAVDAGSFPRTPAVAAADKDAKVPAWLNDPTMYHNRGDSTYAGESATYGDFSGLDDLWTERPEVVRGMERIYERWVRDFDVDGFRIDTVKHVNMEFWTQWATALDAYAARHGRKDFFQYGEVYSADTSVTAPYVTQGRLDATLDFPFQDAARAYASQGGSAKKLASVFGGDYKYTTDKANAYEQVTFLGNHDMGRIGYFLNQDNPKATDAQLLAKDRLANELMFLGRGNPVVYYGDEQGFTGAGGDKDARQTMFASKVADYLDDDEIGTARTHASDAYDTNSPLYKRIAALAELRKANPALTDGVQTERYAADGAGVYAFTRTGGDKDEYVVAFNNADDARTATFATGSARMTYRGIYGTRANVTSGTDRKVTVTVPAGSAIVLEAAAPLEKPATEPTIALEAPAAGATGTVELTADVDGGQLNRVVFAARTGTDRWQVLGSADHAPYKVTQTLGADVEPGTALRYKAVVVDSAGRTASATAASTSGTPPAAQPPTASTRDYAIVHYKRGDGDYADWNLYAWGDLADGEATTWPAGHPFSGRDAYGAFAWVKLEPGASNVGFLVVDKDGDKDVAADRSIDVTRTGEVWIAQGDAGVVTQRPDHPAQDTTKAVLHYHRADGDYDGWGLHVWTGAAHPTDWSAPLKPVKTDSYGAVFEVPLTTGATGLGYILHNGDEKDLSADQSLDLTAADGHEVWLVSGQEEHLLPQPAGGAAALDLGTSKAVWIDRDTVAWNGVDGAASTQLLSSPDGSITVKDGALTSDDERWLRLSGTTLSDAQKARFPHLKDYAAWSVDPRDRDRVRDALRGQLVATQRAANGAVLAATGVQTAGVLDDLYPGATEADLGPTFHHGRPTLSVWAPTARNVALELDGRTVRMHRDDTTGVWSVTGPASWRNKPYRYVVKVWAPGAGGTGQAGKVVTDKVTDPYSVALTTDSARSLVVDLDDARLAPSGWSSLHKPKAVPLRDAQIQELHVRDFSVADTTVPAKDRGTYLAFTDRDSDGSRHLRALAESGTSYVHLLPVFDFATVPERASDRATPDCDLASFAPDSDKQQECVARTAAKDAFNWGYDPYHYTVPEGSYATDPDGTARTVQFRQMVKSLNQDGLRVVMDVVYNHTAASGQADTSVLDKIVPGYYQRLLADGSVATSTCCAGTAPENAMMGKLVGDSIVTWAREYKVDGFRFDLMGHHPKADILAVRRALDALTVEKDGVDGKRIILYGEGWNFGEVADDARFVQATQKNMAGTGVATFSDRARDAVRGGSPFDEDPGVQGFASGLYTDPNASAANGTKAEQKARLLHYQDLLKVGLSGNLAGYRFTDSGGKEVTGAEVDYNGAPAGYAAAPGDALAYVDAHDNESLFDALTYKLPTDTSAAGRARAQVLAMATAALSQGPALSQAGTDLLRSKSLDRNSFDSGDWFNAIHWNCADGNGFGRGLPPAADNASKWPYAKPLLSSVKVGCPQIEGASAAYRDLLRIRTTEKDFSLSTAARVQDRLSFPLSGEGETPGVLTMSLGDLVVVFNATPQEQRQTVRAAAGTRYALHPVQAKGADPVVKRASYDRAVGTFTVPGRTVAVFTRG; translated from the coding sequence GTGAGACCGAGACGGCGGACGCCCCTGTCCGGGCGCCGCACCCCACAGCGCGGCCGCGTCGCCGCCCTCACCGCGGCCGCGCTCGCCGCCGCCCTCCTCAGCCCGGTCGCCGCACGGGCCCAGGCCCAGGCCCAGACCCCGCCCGCGCCTCCGTCGGACGCGAAGCTCGCCGCCCAGCCCGCGCGCCACGACGCGACCCGCGAGCAGTTCTACTTCGTCATGCCGGACCGTTTCGCCAACGGCGACACCGCCAACGACCGGGGCGGACTCACCGGCTCCCGCCTCGCCACCGGCTACGACCCCACCGACAAGGGCTTCTACCAGGGCGGCGATCTCAAGGGCCTGACGAAGCGGCTCGACTACATCAAGGGCCTCGGCACCACCGCTCTCTGGCTCGCCCCGATCTTCAAGAACCGCCCCGTGCAGGGCACCGGCGACAACGCCTCGGCCGGCTACCACGGTTACTGGATCACCGACTTCACCAAGGTCGACCCGCACTTCGGGACGAACGCGGACCTCGAGACCCTCATCGACAAAGCCCACGCCAAGGGCATGAAGGTTTTCTTCGACGTCATCACCAACCACACCGCCGACGTCGTCGACTACGAGGGAAAGTCCCACGACTACCTCTCCAAGGGCGCCTTTCCGTACCTCACGAAGGACGGCAGGCCCTTCGACGACACCGACTACGTGGGCGGCGAGAACGGCAAGCAAGGCAAGCACGGCAGGACCGACTTCCCCGCCGTCGACGCCGGTTCCTTCCCGCGCACCCCCGCCGTCGCCGCCGCCGACAAGGACGCCAAGGTCCCCGCCTGGCTCAACGACCCGACGATGTACCACAACCGCGGCGACTCCACCTACGCCGGCGAGTCCGCCACCTACGGCGACTTCTCCGGCCTCGACGACCTGTGGACCGAGCGCCCCGAGGTCGTCCGCGGCATGGAGAGGATCTACGAGCGCTGGGTGCGCGACTTCGACGTCGACGGGTTCCGCATCGACACCGTCAAGCACGTGAACATGGAGTTCTGGACGCAGTGGGCCACCGCCCTCGACGCGTACGCGGCCCGCCACGGCCGCAAGGACTTCTTCCAGTACGGCGAGGTCTACTCCGCCGACACCTCCGTCACCGCCCCCTACGTCACCCAGGGGCGCCTCGACGCCACTCTCGACTTCCCGTTCCAGGACGCGGCCCGCGCCTACGCCTCCCAGGGCGGCAGCGCCAAGAAACTCGCGTCCGTCTTCGGCGGCGACTACAAGTACACGACCGACAAGGCCAACGCCTACGAACAGGTCACCTTCCTCGGCAACCACGACATGGGCCGCATCGGGTACTTCCTGAACCAGGACAACCCCAAGGCCACCGACGCCCAACTCCTCGCCAAGGACCGGCTCGCCAACGAGCTGATGTTCCTCGGCCGCGGCAACCCCGTCGTCTACTACGGCGACGAACAGGGCTTCACCGGCGCGGGCGGCGACAAGGACGCCCGTCAGACCATGTTCGCCTCGAAGGTCGCCGACTACCTCGACGACGACGAGATCGGCACCGCCCGCACCCACGCGAGCGACGCCTACGACACCAACTCCCCGCTCTACAAGCGGATCGCCGCGCTCGCCGAACTGCGCAAGGCCAACCCCGCCCTCACCGACGGCGTCCAGACCGAGCGGTACGCGGCCGACGGGGCCGGTGTCTACGCCTTCACCCGCACCGGAGGCGATAAAGACGAGTACGTCGTCGCCTTCAACAACGCCGACGACGCCAGGACGGCCACCTTCGCCACCGGCTCCGCCCGCATGACCTACCGGGGCATCTACGGCACCAGGGCGAACGTCACCTCCGGCACGGACCGCAAGGTGACCGTCACCGTCCCCGCCGGGTCCGCGATCGTCCTCGAGGCGGCCGCACCGCTGGAGAAGCCCGCCACCGAGCCGACGATCGCCCTCGAGGCCCCGGCGGCCGGCGCCACCGGCACCGTGGAACTCACCGCGGACGTCGACGGCGGACAGCTCAACAGGGTCGTCTTCGCCGCCCGGACCGGCACCGACAGGTGGCAGGTCCTCGGCTCCGCCGACCACGCTCCCTACAAGGTCACCCAGACCCTCGGCGCGGACGTGGAGCCCGGCACCGCCCTGCGCTACAAGGCGGTCGTCGTGGACTCCGCCGGCCGCACCGCGAGCGCCACCGCCGCCTCCACCTCCGGCACCCCGCCCGCCGCGCAGCCCCCCACCGCCTCCACCCGCGACTACGCGATCGTCCACTACAAGCGCGGCGACGGCGACTACGCCGACTGGAACCTGTACGCATGGGGCGACCTGGCCGACGGCGAGGCGACCACCTGGCCCGCCGGGCATCCCTTCAGCGGCCGTGACGCCTACGGCGCCTTCGCCTGGGTGAAACTCGAGCCGGGCGCGTCGAACGTCGGCTTCCTCGTCGTCGACAAGGACGGTGACAAGGACGTCGCCGCCGACCGGTCCATCGACGTCACCAGGACGGGGGAGGTGTGGATCGCGCAGGGCGACGCCGGCGTCGTCACACAGAGGCCCGACCATCCGGCGCAGGACACCACCAAGGCCGTCCTGCACTACCACCGCGCCGACGGCGACTACGACGGCTGGGGGCTGCATGTCTGGACCGGCGCCGCGCACCCCACCGACTGGTCGGCACCCCTGAAGCCGGTGAAGACTGACAGCTATGGCGCTGTCTTCGAGGTGCCGCTCACCACGGGTGCCACCGGTCTCGGCTACATCCTCCACAACGGAGACGAGAAGGACCTCTCCGCCGACCAGTCGCTCGACCTCACCGCCGCCGACGGCCACGAGGTGTGGCTGGTGAGCGGCCAGGAGGAACACCTGCTGCCGCAGCCCGCGGGCGGCGCGGCCGCGCTCGACCTCGGCACGTCCAAGGCCGTCTGGATCGACCGGGACACCGTCGCCTGGAACGGCGTGGACGGTGCCGCCTCCACCCAGCTCCTCTCCTCCCCCGACGGCTCGATCACCGTCAAGGACGGGGCGCTGACCAGCGACGACGAGCGTTGGCTGCGGCTGAGTGGCACCACGCTCAGCGACGCCCAGAAGGCGAGGTTCCCGCATCTGAAGGACTACGCCGCCTGGTCCGTCGACCCGCGCGACCGCGACCGGGTGCGCGACGCCCTGCGCGGGCAGCTCGTCGCCACCCAGCGGGCCGCGAACGGCGCCGTCCTCGCGGCGACCGGCGTGCAGACCGCCGGTGTCCTCGACGACCTCTACCCGGGCGCCACCGAGGCCGACCTCGGGCCCACGTTCCACCACGGCCGGCCCACCCTGTCCGTCTGGGCACCCACCGCGCGGAACGTGGCGCTGGAGCTGGACGGCCGTACCGTGCGGATGCACCGCGACGACACCACGGGTGTGTGGTCCGTCACCGGGCCCGCGTCGTGGCGGAACAAGCCCTACCGGTACGTCGTGAAGGTATGGGCCCCCGGCGCCGGGGGGACCGGACAGGCCGGGAAGGTGGTGACCGACAAGGTCACCGACCCCTACTCCGTCGCCCTCACCACCGACTCCGCGCGCAGCCTCGTCGTCGACCTGGACGACGCACGGCTCGCCCCGTCCGGCTGGTCCTCGCTGCACAAGCCCAAGGCCGTGCCGCTGCGGGACGCGCAGATACAGGAGCTGCACGTCCGCGACTTCTCCGTCGCCGACACCACCGTCCCGGCGAAGGACCGGGGCACCTATCTCGCCTTCACCGACAGGGACAGCGACGGCTCGAGGCACCTGCGCGCGCTGGCCGAATCCGGCACCTCCTACGTCCACCTGCTGCCGGTGTTCGACTTCGCCACCGTCCCCGAGCGGGCGTCCGACCGGGCCACCCCCGACTGCGACCTCGCCTCCTTCGCCCCCGACTCCGACAAGCAGCAGGAATGCGTGGCGAGGACCGCCGCGAAGGACGCGTTCAACTGGGGCTACGACCCGTACCACTACACGGTCCCCGAGGGCTCGTACGCCACCGATCCGGACGGCACGGCCCGTACGGTCCAGTTCCGGCAGATGGTGAAGTCCCTCAACCAGGACGGGCTGCGGGTCGTGATGGACGTGGTCTACAACCACACCGCCGCCTCCGGGCAGGCCGACACCTCCGTCCTCGACAAGATCGTCCCCGGCTACTACCAGCGGCTGCTCGCCGACGGCTCGGTCGCCACCTCCACCTGCTGCGCGGGGACCGCGCCCGAGAACGCGATGATGGGCAAGCTGGTCGGCGACTCGATCGTCACCTGGGCCAGGGAGTACAAGGTCGACGGGTTCCGCTTCGACCTCATGGGCCACCACCCGAAGGCCGACATCCTCGCCGTCCGAAGGGCGCTCGACGCGCTCACCGTGGAGAAGGACGGCGTCGACGGGAAGAGGATCATCCTCTACGGGGAGGGCTGGAACTTCGGCGAGGTCGCCGACGACGCCCGGTTCGTCCAGGCCACGCAGAAGAACATGGCCGGCACCGGCGTCGCCACCTTCTCCGACCGCGCCCGTGACGCCGTGCGCGGGGGCAGCCCGTTCGACGAGGACCCCGGCGTGCAGGGCTTCGCGAGCGGCCTGTACACCGACCCCAACGCCTCCGCCGCCAACGGCACGAAGGCCGAGCAGAAGGCGCGGCTGCTGCACTACCAGGACCTCCTCAAGGTGGGCCTCAGCGGCAACCTGGCCGGATACCGGTTCACGGACAGCGGCGGCAAGGAGGTCACCGGCGCGGAGGTCGACTACAACGGTGCCCCCGCCGGTTACGCGGCCGCGCCCGGCGACGCCCTCGCCTACGTCGACGCGCACGACAACGAGTCCCTGTTCGACGCACTCACCTACAAGCTGCCGACGGACACCTCCGCCGCCGGCCGGGCCCGTGCGCAGGTCCTGGCGATGGCCACGGCCGCCCTCTCGCAGGGCCCGGCGCTCTCCCAGGCAGGCACCGACCTGCTGCGCTCCAAGTCCCTGGACCGCAATTCCTTCGACAGCGGCGACTGGTTCAACGCCATCCACTGGAACTGCGCGGACGGCAACGGCTTCGGGCGCGGGCTGCCCCCGGCGGCGGACAACGCCTCCAAGTGGCCGTACGCGAAGCCGCTGTTGAGCTCGGTGAAGGTCGGGTGCCCGCAGATCGAGGGCGCCTCGGCGGCGTACCGGGACCTGCTGCGGATCCGTACGACGGAGAAGGACTTCTCCCTCTCCACGGCGGCCCGGGTGCAGGACCGGCTCTCCTTCCCGCTGTCGGGCGAGGGCGAGACGCCCGGCGTGCTCACCATGAGCCTCGGCGACCTCGTCGTGGTCTTCAACGCCACGCCCCAGGAGCAGCGGCAGACGGTGAGGGCGGCGGCCGGGACACGGTACGCGCTGCACCCGGTGCAGGCGAAAGGCGCGGACCCGGTGGTGAAGCGCGCCTCGTACGACAGGGCGGTCGGTACGTTCACGGTCCCGGGCCGAACGGTCGCCGTCTTCACCCGCGGTTAG